AAAGCGTTCACTCTTTTGTATGAGATGTATGCCAAAAGTCTCTACGGCATCATTTATAATCTGATAAAAGACCGTGAAGAGGCAGAAGATGTCCTTCAGGAAACCTTTGTGAAGATCTGGAAAAATATGGACAGCTACAATGAAAGCAAAGGGCGTTTTTTTACCTGGATTCTCAACATAGCCCGTAATACCGCTATCGACAAATTACGTTCTAAAAACTTTAACAATAATCAGAAAAACTTATCTTCTGACAATTTCGTACATATACTCGATGACAGTTCGAAAACAAATAACAAAATTGATACTATTGGAATTCAGGAGTTTGTCAAAAAACTAAAGCCGAAATGCATCCAGCTGATTGATTTGCTGTTTTTTAAAGGCTACACCCAGCAGGAAGCATCCGAAGAACTGGAAATACCTTTGGGTACGGTTAAAACGCAGAACAGAAATTGTATTAATGAATTAAGAAACTTACTTGGAGTATAATGAACACGAGAGAATATATAGCGTCTGGAACCCTTGAATTGTACGTTTTCGGAAAATTATCCGAAGAAGAAAACCGTAATGTTCAGGAAATGGCAAATGAATTTCCGGAAGTAAAACAGGAAATTGAAAGTATCGAACAAGCCGTAATCAATTTATCGTATAGTGTTGCCCCTAATTTGTCGTTGGACAACTTCAATACCATCAGGGAACAGCTTTTAGAAAGAGAAGCCACTGTTGTGACCATGAAACCAAAATCGGCCTGGACACAATATCTGGGCTGGGCTGCTTCCATCGTATTACTGTTAGGAGCCGGATTTTTATACTTTGAAATGAATCAAAGGGATATTTTACTGAAAGACAGCAAAAAGGAGAATCAGTCGTTACAGAAATCAGTAGTTACCCTGGAAGAAAAGAATAAAGCTACCGAAACCGTTTTAAACCTTATCCAGGACGATAAAAACACCGTAGTGGCACTTGCCGGTCAAACAGTAGTACCGGAAGCCAAAGCAAAAGTGTACTGGAACAAAGAAAATCAGGCCGTATATGTAGATGCTGCCGGTTTACCGGAACCGCCTAAAGGAATGGTTTACCAGGTTTGGGCATTAAAACTGAATCCTTTAACGCCAACCAGCATCGGATTATTAGAGCAAACCGGAATTGTAGGGAACTCAAAAATATACAAAGTTGACAATGCAGCCGAAGCCGAAGCTTTTGGTATCACGTTAGAACCAGCCGGCGGTAGTGCTTCGCCAACATTAGAACAATTGTACACCTTAGGAAAAGTATAAATGAAAAAGAAACTGGTGGTTCTTTCCGGTGCCGGAATCAGCGCAGAAAGCGGAATTAAAACTTTTCGCGATGCCGACGGTCTATGGGAAGGACACGACATCATGGAAGTGGCGTCCCCTATTGGCTGGGCAAAAAACAAAACACTTGTTTTAGATTTCTACAACAAACGCAGGGCACAGCTTTTAGCGGTGCAGCCCAATACAGCCCACCAGATTCTTGCCGCATTAGAACAGGAATTTGAGGTACACATTATTACTCAAAACGTAGACGACCTTCACGAACGTGCCGGCAGTACAAACGTATTGCATCTTCATGGCGAACTGTTCAAAGTGAGCAGTACCCGGAATCCCGATTACATCCTGGACTGGAAAACCGATTTGAATATCGGTGATACCGATCCGGAAGGCAATCAGCTGCGACCGCATATCGTGTGGTTCGGAGAAGAAGTACCGGCCATCGAAACCGCCGTTCCAATCGTTGAACAGGCCGATTACTTACTGGTTATCGGGACTTCATTACAGGTTTATCCAGCCGCAGGGCTGATGCATTACACCCGGAATACCACTCCCGTTTATTATATCGACCCGAAACCGGCTTCGATCGGCAGCCTCAGTAATCCGCTGAAAGTGATTCCGCTATCCGGTTCCGAAGGGATGAAAGTGCTTCAGGACGAGCTTTTAAGTGCACTCAAAAAGATTTAAAAATGTTTTTCCAGAAGTTTTTGTAAAAGCTTATCTTTGCGGTTATTAGAAAATAACACAACAACAAATGCATTTAACCGAACTTAGTGCTATATCGCCAATAGATGGACGTTATAGAAACAAAACCGTTTCCTTATCTCATTATTTTTCTGAAGAAGCTTTAATCAAATACCGCGTATTGGTAGAAGTGGAATATTTTATTGCACTTTGTGAGTTGCCTTTACCGCAGCTGGCTAACGTGGATAAAAACCTGTTTGGCGACCTGCGTAAAATCTATGAGGATTTTTCTACTGAAGAGGCACTTTGGATTAAAGAAACCGAAAAAACCACCAATCACGATGTAAAAGCTGTAGAATACTTTATAAAAGCAGCTTTTGACAAACTGGGATTGCAGCAATACAAAGAATTCATCCACTTCGGACTGACTTCACAGGATATCAACAACACCGCTATTCCTTTATCGACTAAAGAAGCATTCGAAAAGGTATATGTACCGTCACTGATTAGTGTTGTTTCCCGATTAAAAGAATTAAGCATCGAGTGGAAAGACGTTCCAATGCTGGCACGTACACACGGGCAACCGGCTTCTCCAACCCGTTTGGGCAAAGAAATCGGTGTTTTTGTAGAGCGTCTGGAAGAGCAGATGCGTTTGTTGTTCAACGTTCCTTTTGCGGCTAAATTTGGAGGCGCAACCGGAAACTACAATGCACATGTTGTGGCTTACCCGGCTATCGACTGGCGAAAATTCGGGAATAATTTTGTAGAAGAAGCTCTGGGATTACACCATTCCTTCCCTACTACCCAGATTGAGCATTACGACCACTTTGCAGCATTTTTTGACGCTTTAAAACGTATCAATACGATCCTTATTGATCTGGACAGAGATATCTGGACTTATGTTTCAATGGATTATTTCAAACAAAAAATCAAAGCCGGAGAAATTGGTTCTTCTGCTATGCCACATAAAGTAAACCCGATTGATTTTGAAAACTCGGAAGGAAATTTAGGAATTGCCAATGCTATTTTCGAGCACCTTTCTGCAAAGCTTCCGCTATCAAGATTACAGCGTGATTTAACCGACAGCACCGTTTTGAGAAATGTTGGTGTACCGATCGGGCATACCATCATCGGATTTGAAGCGACCTTAAAAGGATTGAACAAATTGCTTTTAAATGCAGATAAATTCGAAGAAGATTTAGAGAAAAACTGGGCTGTTGTTGCCGAAGCAATACAGACAATCTTAAGACGTGAAGCCTATCCGAATCCTTATGAAGCTTTAAAAGATTTAACGCGAACCAATACCGTGATCAACAAAGAAGCGATTCATAATTTCATCGGTACGCTGAATGTTTCTGATACTATTAAAGCAGAGCTTTTAAAAATCACACCAAGCAATTACCTGGGAATTTAATCCCGGATCCGGTAACTTTTAAAAAGTACTCCAAAATCCCGTCAGCGGAAAATTATTTTCTGCTGACGGGATTTCTGCTTTTATATTATAAATTTATCTTAAAATGACAGTATATTAACTCTGGTTACTTTCATAAATACGCATTATTTTATAACTTACACAAATCGTAAAATCCCTATAAAAAAGCCTATGCTAACAGCCGAAACAGTAACTAATGCCTCACACCATTTATATCCTTTAATCAGTGATTTGGGATTAATCTTAATGACAGCCGGAGTATCGGTTTTATTATTTAAAAAGATCAAACAGCCCCTTGTTTTAGGATATTTAGTTGCAGGTTTTTTAGCCGGAAATAACTTTGACTTCTTCCCTTCCATAACCGACATCAAAAGCGTTGAAGTCTGGGCAGAAATCGGGGTAATCTTCCTGCTGTTCAGTCTTGGTCTTGAATTTAGCTTTAAAAAACTGATGAAAGTGGGCGGCACCGCCTCGATAACCGCCATAGTCCAGATCATCTCGATGATTTTTGTGGGTTACCTGTCCGGACAATGGATGGGCTGGTCCCAAATGGACAGTATCTTTTTGGGAGCTATATTATCCATGTCATCCACCACCATTATCCTCAGGGCTTTTGACGAACTGAATGTCAAAGGAAAAAAATATGCCGGAATTGTATTTGGTGCTTTAATTGTAGAAGATATCGTTGCCATCTTGCTGATGGTTCTATTATCGACCATTGCGGTAAGCCAGCAATTTTCCGGAGGAGAATTGTTTGAGTCCGTTTTAAAGCTCTTATTCTTCTTAATCTTATGGTTTGTAGGCGGAATCTTCTTCATTCCTACTTTATTAAAAAAAGCAAAGAATTTACTAAACGAAGAAACCCTGTTAATCATCTCGTTAGCCTTGTGTTTAATGATGGTTATTTTAGCAACAAATGCCGGATTTTCTCCTGCCTTGGGCGCTTTTATCATGGGTTCCATCATTGCCGAAACCACTCAGGCCGAAAGAATCGAACACCTGATCAAACCGGTAAAAGACCTGTTTGGTGCCGTGTTCTTCGTATCGGTAGGAATGTTAATCAATCCGGACACACTTGTGGAATATGCCTTACCGGTATTCCTGATAACCTTAATTACAATCTTTGGAAAAACCATCAGTACCGCTGCCGGAGCCTTAATTTCCGGGCAACCGTTGAAACAATCGGTACAGGCCGGTATGAGCTTGGCGCAAATCGGGGAGTTCTCCTTTATTATCGCTACTTTGGGTATGACCTTAAAAGTAACCAGCGATTTCCTTTATCCTATAGTGGTAGCGGTTTCTGCCGTAACCACATTTACCACCCCGTTTATGATTAAAATGTCGCTTCCCGTTTATGAAAAACTGGAAAAGATACTGCCTCAAAAGTGGGTTACAGCCATTGATACGTACAGTACAAACTCCCAGTCGATTAAAGCGACCAGCAACTGGCAGATTGTATTAAAAGCAAAACTGACACAGATTGTTATCAACTCGGTAATTATCATCGCGATTATACTCTTATCGGACAGGTATATTTCGCCGCTGGTAGCCGATTCCAAATTTGGTAATGCCGTTGCCGCGCTGATTACCTTAGTGATCATAGCCCCTTTCCTATGGGCGCTTTCACTGAGAAGAGTTGCCGAAAAAGCAATGGATGAACTGCGTAAAGAACGCAAATACCGGGGTCCGCTAATCATGCTGATCTTAACCCGTATGGGACTTGCCTTGTTTTTTATCGGGTTTTTACTAAACAACTTCTTCTCACCCATAGTAGCCTTTTTAGCCTTAATTATCGCAACGGCATCGTATTTTATTTTCCCTAAAAAGCTGCACGCCCAATATGAAAAAATAGAAAATCACTTCCTTAAGAATTTCAACGACCGGGAAATTGCCAGAGCGCAGAAAACAAGAGACGATTTAACTCCCTGGGATGGTCACATGGCAAATTTTGAAATTGCCAAAGAATCCAACCTTGCCGGTAAGAAATTACAGGACTTGAAAGTACGTGAAAAATTAGGCGTTAATATCGCCTTTATTAAGCGTGGGGAAATCATGATCAATATACCAACCCGGACGGAACGTTTATTCCCCGGAGATGAGATCTGTGTGATCGGAACAGACGATCAGGTGCAGAACTTTAAAGCCTATCTGGACCAGAACGAAATTGAAGTACCGGAAACGGTAGCCGATGCCCAGATTGTTTTACAGCAATATGAACTTAATAACGAAGATTTTATCGGGAAAAGCATCCGCGAATCGCAATTGCGGGAAAAAACCGGTGGTCTGGTTGTGGGTATCGAACGCAACGGCGAACGTATCTTAAATCCGGAATCGCATTTAGTGCTGGAAAAGAATGATATTTTATGGTTAGTGGGCGATAAAAAACTATTATCCTCTTTCTTTAAAAACTAATACATAAAAAAAGACCGTTTCAAAATTGAAACGGTCTTTTTTTATGTCCTGTAAATATTATCTGGAATAGTTAGGAGCTTCTTTTGTAATGGTTACATTATGCGGATGGCTTTCCCCGATTCCGCTGGCTGTAATTCTCACAAATCTTCCGGTTTCCTGCAGCGTTGCAATATCTTTAGCACCACAGTATCCCATACCGGCACGAAGTCCGCCTACAAACTGAAGCATGCTTTCGTTCAACTCTCCTTTGTATGGTACACGTCCAACGATTCCTTCCGGCACTAATTTCTTAACATCGTCTTCCACATCCTGGAAGTAACGGTCTTTAGAACCTTCTTTCATCGCTTCAACCGATCCCATTCCTCTATATGACTTGAATTTTCTTCCTTCAAAAATAATGGTTTCACCCGGTGATTCTTTTGTTCCTGCTAAAAGCGATCCCAGCATTACACAGTCGGCACCGGCAGCAATTGCTTTCGGAATATCACCTGTATAACGGATACCGCCATCGGCAATAACCGGAACACCGGTTCCTTTTAAAGCAGCAGCTACTTCTAAAACCGCCGAAAACTGAGGGAATCCAACACCTGCAACCACACGGGTAGTACAGATAGAACCCGGTCCGATACCTACTTTTACAGCATCGGCACCATTTTGGGCTAAATATAAAGCCGCTTCCGGTGTTGCAATATTACCTACAACAACATCCAGTTCCGGGAATTTTTGTTTTACTAATTTTAAAACATCAACCACTCCTTTTGTATGTCCGTGTGCTGTATCGATAATCACCGCATCCACACCGGCATTAACCAAAGCCGTAGCTCTGTCTACCGCATCTGCCGTAACGCCTAAAGCAGCCGCAACTCTTAATCGCCCGAACTTGTCTTTATTTGCATTAGGTTTTTGCGTTAATTTTGTAATATCTCTGAAAGTAATTAAACCGACTAATTTATTGTCTTTGTTAACTACCGGTAGTTTTTCGATTTTATTGGCCTGTAAAATTTCTTCTGCAGTTGCTAACGTTGTTCCTTCGCCAGCCGTTACCAGATTCTGAGAAGTCATTACCTCAATAATGGAACGGGCATTGTCTTTTTCAAAACGCAAATCACGATTGGTAACAATTCCTTTTAAAATCTGATTGTCATCTACAACCGGAATTCCGCCGATACTGAATTCACGCATTGCCAGTTTAGCATCACCTACAGTCGCATTAAGCGGTAAAGTAACCGGATCGATAATCATTCCTGATTCGGCACGTTTTACTTTACGAACTTCACCAGCCTGCTGCTCAATGGTCATATTTTTATGCAAAACACCAATACCGCCTTCCTGTGCCATAGCAATAGCCATTGCACTTTCGGTAACCGTATCCATCGCTGCGGAAACAACAGGAACGTTTAAAGTGATGTTTTTTGAAAATCTCGTTTTGATACTTACTTCTCTGGGAAGTATTTCTGAATAATTTGGAACTAGTAGAACATCATCGTAGGTTAGACCTTCCCCGATAATTTTAGCTGTGTGTGCTTTCATTTGCAATTTGTAGTTGAATTGCATGCAAATATAACACATTTATCCTTTTTGATAAAATGGTTTTAACGAAATATTAAAAAAACAAGCTGTTTTTCTAAAAAAAATGTATACGCTTAAAAGAATTAATGATAAACGGTGAAAATTTTCAAAGCTTCATTATAAGCACTCTCAAAACTCATCGGACTTAATCCTGTATCTGCTTTTTGAGAAGTGAAATAGGAAAGCATCTTTTCTGTAGGCATGTTTCCGGTTAAATCGTCTTTTGCCATCGGGCAGCCGCCGAATCCCTGGATGGCACCATCAAATCTTCTGCAGCCGGCTTTGTAAGCCGCATCTACTTTTTCAAACCATTTATCGGGAGTGGTATGCAGGTGCGCACCAAATTCGATATGCGGGTATTTTGGGATCAGGTTGGAAAACAAATAAGAAATCACATCCGGTGTGGAAGAACCTACCGTATCCGAAAGCGAAAGGATTTTCACGCCCATATCCGATAATTTCTCCGTCCACTCGCCAACGATTTCCACATTCCACGGATCACCGTAAGGATTGCCGAATCCCATTGATAAATAGGCCACTACTTCCTTATTGGTAGCTTTGGCAATATCCAGGATCTCCTGCAGGGTCACTAACGATTCTGCTATGGTTTTATGGGTATTCCGCATCTGGAAGTTTTCCGATATGGAAAAAGGGAATCCCAGATATTTGATTTCCGGAAATTGGGAGGCATTTACCGCTCCCTGTGTATTTGCTATTATGGCCAGTAATTTACTTTTTGTCTGCGACAAGTCCAGTTTCGCTAAAACTTCGGCAGTATCCTGCATTTGCGGAATTGCCTTAGCCGAAACAAAACTTCCAAAATCGATGGTGTCAAAACCCACACGCAACAGGGATTGTATGTACTGTACCTTCTTTTCTGTAGGAATAAACTCTTTAATGCCCTGCATGGCATCTCGCGGACATTCTATGATTTTAACGTGTTCCATAATGTTTCAAAGATAGTGGAAAGTTGACAATTTTCAAATAAGACCATGCTTCCGGAATGGTTTGCGGCTGCTTTTGTTAAGCATCCGCATCCAAAACAATCACGTTCAGCCGGTTAGCCGCTTTGAATTTTTACAGCACCACAAAGTTTAACATATCAAGGTTTGCCCTTAATCGTTAACCCTTAAATATTTCAATCCAGGATTATTGCTGATTTAGTATTTTTTTGTTTATCGCCTTTATCAGCGCCGGGCCTTCATAGATAAATCCGGTATACAATTGCACCAGACTGGCTCCTGCATTCAGTTTTTCCAGGGCATCTTCGGCAGAATGGATTCCTCCTACTCCGATAATCGGGAAGGCTTTTCCGCTTTTTTCCGAAAGAAAACGAATCACTTCGGTCGCTCGTTGCGTTAACGGCTTACCGGAAAGTCCGCCGGTTTCGGTTTTGTTTTCAGAAACCAGGCCGTCACGCGATATGGTCGTATTGGTCGCGATAACGCCGGCAATCTGTGTTACCTTAACAATATCAATAATATCCAGTAACTGATCGTTTGTTAAATCCGGTGCTATTTTCAGCAAAACAGGCTTCGGTTTTGCTTTCGTCAGGTTTTTGTTCTGCAGTGTCTGCAACAAATTGGTCAGCGGTTCTTTATCCTGCAGCGCTCTCAGATTGGGTGTATTGGGAGAACTCACATTAACCACAAAGTAATCAACATAATCGAATAAGGCATCAAAGCAGATTTCATAATCGCTTGTCGCTTCTTCATTAGGCGTGATCTTATTTTTTCCGATATTCCCGCCTATCAGTACCCCATTGTTTTTTTTCAGTCTTTCAACCGCTTCCAGAACACCGCCATTATTAAATCCCATTCTGTTAATCAGCGCACTGTCGCCCTGCAAACGGAACAATCGTTTTTTCGGATTTCCGTCCTGTGCTTTAGGTGTTAACGTACCGATTTCGATAAAGCCGAATCCTAAACCGGAAAGTTCTTTATACAACCGGGCATCTTTATCAAATCCTGCTGCCAGCCCTACCGGGTTTTTGAATTTTAAGCCGAATACTTCCCGTTCAAGCCGCGGGTCATTTATCCCGTAAAGGGATTTCATTATGGACGGAAAGCCAGGGATTTTATTAGCAAAACGTATTGCCGAAAAGGTAAAATGATGGATCTTTTCCGGATCGAAACAGAAAAGAACAGGTCTGATAATTGATTTGTACATAAGTGTTGTGTTGTTGTGCAAAAATAGAAAATATTTGCGATGCACAAGAAATTAAACGACGGCTTCAAAAACTATGGCTTTCTATTTTATTTTAAAAAGAATGGGACTATATTTGCTAAAAATCGAATTTTATGAATGCCTTACAGTCTATAATTGAGCAAGCATGGGAAAACCGTGCGTTATTACAGGAAGAAAAAAACACCAACGCTATCCGGGAAGTTATCGAATTACTGGATTCCGGAAAACTACGAGTTGCCGAGCCTGTAACGGACGGATGGCAGGTAAACGAGTGGGTAAAAAAAGCTGTAGTAATGTACTTCCCGATCCAGAAAATGGAGACTTTGGAGGCAGGAATATTTGAATATCACGACAAAATGCCTTTAAAAAGAGGGTATGCCGAAAAAGGAATCCGTGTGGTTCCGAATGCCGTAGCCAGACACGGTGCCTATATTTCCAGTGGTGTTATTTTAATGCCGAGTTATGTTAATATCGGTGCTTATGTAGATGAAGGAACGATGGTAGATACCTGGGCAACCGTTGGAAGCTGTGCCCAAATCGGGAAACACGTCCACCTGAGCGGCGGTGTTGGTATTGGCGGTGTATTGGAACCGTTACAGGCAGCTCCGGTAATCATTGAAGACGGTGCTTTTATCGGCTCCAGATGTATTGTTGTAGAAGGCGTTCGCGTGGAAAAAGAAGCGGTATTAGGCGCTAACGTATGCCTGACAGCATCTACCAAAATTATCGATGTTACCGGTGAAACACCCGTAGAAATGAAAGGTGTGGTTCCGGCGCGTTCGGTTGTGATTCCGGGTAGTTATACTAAAAAATTTGCAGCCGGCGAATACCAGGTTCCCTGCGCTTTAATCATCGGAACAAGAAAACCTTCAACAGATTTAAAAACATCATTGAACAACGCCCTTAGAGAGTACGACGTTGCTATATAATGAAATGAATGTTAACCCAAAAATATCGGCGTTAGCCATAATTTTAAATGAAGAAGACAATATTCGGGATTACCTCCACAATATGTCTTTTGCAGATGAAATAATTGTAGTTGACTCCTACAGCAGCGATAAAACCTTAAGCATAATTGCCGAAGATTTTCCGCATGTTAAGGTCGTACAGCGCGAATTCGATGATTTTTCAAGTCAGCGTAATTTTGCTATCGGCTTAGCTTCAAACGACTGGATTACCTTTTTTGATGCCGATGAACGCGTTACCGAAAACGGAATCCGGGAAATTAAATCTATCGTTGCTTCCGGTACGGAAGAAGTTGCCTTTTGGGTAAAAAGAACGTTTTATTATTCTGAAAAGCCCATGTTTTACGGCGGTCAGAATCAGGATAAAGCCATTCGTTTATTTAAAAAATCAAAGTGTAAATATTCCGATAAATTAGTGCACGAGCAACTGATTTCAAACGGAAAAACCGGTATTTTAAAAGAGATCATCCATCATTATTCTTTTAAAAATAAAGAAAACTTTTTAGGAAAGCGGCTGCAATACTCCAGGCTGAGAGCGCAGGAGCTTTTCCTGAGAGATAAAAAACCGAATGCTTTCCATTTTTATATCAAACCGGCTTTTCGTTTTTTTAAACATTATATAATCGAGTTTGGTTTTTTAAATGGAGCCCAGGGAATATCTTTGGCAAAAATAATGTCACAGCACGTTTATATGCGCTATGTTTATTTACAGCAACTGCACGAGAAACTGTCGGCTCCGTCCGGCGGAAAGCTTGCTATCGGATATGAAGCCAAACGTGTTTTTCACAACCGGACAGGTTTAGGAAACTACAGCCGGGATTTGGTGCGTATTCTGAGTCATTTTTACCCGGAAAACAGCTATTTCCTTTACAACCCGAAACCCGCCGGAAAAAAGCTTTTCACTACAGAAGCCGAGAATATTTCCGAAAAATTGCCGACAGGCTGGTTCAACCGCAAATTTTATAATATCTGGCGGCAGTTTACCATTGTTTCCGATCTGAAAAAAGACGGGATCAGAATATTTCACGGACTGTCCGGCGAATTACCATCCGGCCTCAAAAAAGCGGGTATTAAAAGTACGGTGACCATTCATGATTTAATTTTCATGCGTTATCCGGAGTTTTACTCCTACTTTGACCGGAAAATACATTTTTATAAGTTCAAAAAGGCGGCTAAAAATGCCGACAGAGTAATTGCCATCAGTGAGCAGACAAAGGAGGATATTATCCGTTTCCTGTCTGTCCCGGCATCCAAAATAGACGTTATCTATCAGGGCTGCCAGGATGTCTTTAAAGAAAGCTTTACCGAAACGGAAAAACAGGCTGTAGCGGAGAAATTCCATTTACCCAAACAGTTTGTGCTGAATGTCGGTACAGTGGAAGCCCGGAAAAATGTCCTTATCGCTGTAAAAGCCATTAAAAATATCGACACGCATCTGGTTATTATCGGCGGTGAAACGGCTTATACCAAAGAAGTCAAAAAATATATCGAAACACATCAGCTCCAGGAAAAAGTTATTTTCCTGAAAGGGTTAAGCAGCAAAGAATTAGCTATTACTTACCAGCTGGCTACCATTTTTATTTACCCGTCCCTATTTGAAGGCTTCGGAATCCCGATTGTAGAGGCTTTATATTCCAGAACACCTGTTATTACTACTAATTCCGGTGTTTTCCCGGAAGCAGGTGGCCCTGACAGTATTTATGCTGATCCGACAGATAGTGCCGAAATAGCCTCAAAAATAGAATTACTTTTAAATGATGCCGAATTAAGAAAAGAGATAACGGAAAAAGGTTATATGTTTGTACAGAAATTTAACGATTCCGTGATTGCTGATAAAATAATAACGTTGTATAATTCTCTTTAAAAAAAAAATCAATAGTTTCGTTTTACAGAACGAATCATAAACAGAAAAAAATCCCCCCACATGAAAGTCGCCGGTTTTACTTTTATCCGCAATGCGGTCCAAAACGATTACTCCATTGTAGAGGCCATCACGTCTATATTGCCAATTTGTGATGAATTCGTTGTAGCACATGGAAATTCCACTGATACTACACTAGATCTGATTAAAAGTATCAACTCCCCTAAAATCAGAATCATCCAGACCGTTTGGGATGATACGGTTCGTGAAGGCGGAAAAACGTTTGCTCTGGAAACCGATAAGGCTTTTCACGCAATCAGTCCGGATATGGACTGGGCATTTTATATTCAGGGTGACGAATGTGTACATGAAAAATACCTGGATACCATTAAAAAAGAGATGGAGATCTGCCTGAATGACGATCAGGTGCAAGGATTATTATTCAATTACACCCATTTTTACGGTTCTTACGATTATTATGCCCACTCCAGAAGATGGTACCGCAGAGAGATCAGGGTGATCCGGAATTTACCCGGAATGCAGTCTTATAAGGACGCACAGGGATTCCGCTATAAAGGAGAAAAATTAAAAGTAAAGCATATTGACGCGTCCATTTATCACTATGGCTGGGTAAAACCGCCAAGCGGCCTGAAAACAAAAGTAAAAAATACCGGTCGTTTTTATAACAGCGATGATGAATGGATTGACAAAACCTATAATGAAAATTATCAATTTGACTATGGAAATGCAGAAAGGTTATTAAACTTTAAAGGCACCCATCCAAAAGTTTTTCAGGACAGGGTTTCCCGCAGCAACTGGAAATTTTCATTTGATCCG
This region of Flavobacterium inviolabile genomic DNA includes:
- a CDS encoding quinone-dependent dihydroorotate dehydrogenase, producing the protein MYKSIIRPVLFCFDPEKIHHFTFSAIRFANKIPGFPSIMKSLYGINDPRLEREVFGLKFKNPVGLAAGFDKDARLYKELSGLGFGFIEIGTLTPKAQDGNPKKRLFRLQGDSALINRMGFNNGGVLEAVERLKKNNGVLIGGNIGKNKITPNEEATSDYEICFDALFDYVDYFVVNVSSPNTPNLRALQDKEPLTNLLQTLQNKNLTKAKPKPVLLKIAPDLTNDQLLDIIDIVKVTQIAGVIATNTTISRDGLVSENKTETGGLSGKPLTQRATEVIRFLSEKSGKAFPIIGVGGIHSAEDALEKLNAGASLVQLYTGFIYEGPALIKAINKKILNQQ
- a CDS encoding glycosyltransferase, producing the protein MNVNPKISALAIILNEEDNIRDYLHNMSFADEIIVVDSYSSDKTLSIIAEDFPHVKVVQREFDDFSSQRNFAIGLASNDWITFFDADERVTENGIREIKSIVASGTEEVAFWVKRTFYYSEKPMFYGGQNQDKAIRLFKKSKCKYSDKLVHEQLISNGKTGILKEIIHHYSFKNKENFLGKRLQYSRLRAQELFLRDKKPNAFHFYIKPAFRFFKHYIIEFGFLNGAQGISLAKIMSQHVYMRYVYLQQLHEKLSAPSGGKLAIGYEAKRVFHNRTGLGNYSRDLVRILSHFYPENSYFLYNPKPAGKKLFTTEAENISEKLPTGWFNRKFYNIWRQFTIVSDLKKDGIRIFHGLSGELPSGLKKAGIKSTVTIHDLIFMRYPEFYSYFDRKIHFYKFKKAAKNADRVIAISEQTKEDIIRFLSVPASKIDVIYQGCQDVFKESFTETEKQAVAEKFHLPKQFVLNVGTVEARKNVLIAVKAIKNIDTHLVIIGGETAYTKEVKKYIETHQLQEKVIFLKGLSSKELAITYQLATIFIYPSLFEGFGIPIVEALYSRTPVITTNSGVFPEAGGPDSIYADPTDSAEIASKIELLLNDAELRKEITEKGYMFVQKFNDSVIADKIITLYNSL
- a CDS encoding hydroxymethylglutaryl-CoA lyase, which encodes MEHVKIIECPRDAMQGIKEFIPTEKKVQYIQSLLRVGFDTIDFGSFVSAKAIPQMQDTAEVLAKLDLSQTKSKLLAIIANTQGAVNASQFPEIKYLGFPFSISENFQMRNTHKTIAESLVTLQEILDIAKATNKEVVAYLSMGFGNPYGDPWNVEIVGEWTEKLSDMGVKILSLSDTVGSSTPDVISYLFSNLIPKYPHIEFGAHLHTTPDKWFEKVDAAYKAGCRRFDGAIQGFGGCPMAKDDLTGNMPTEKMLSYFTSQKADTGLSPMSFESAYNEALKIFTVYH
- a CDS encoding glycosyltransferase family protein encodes the protein MKVAGFTFIRNAVQNDYSIVEAITSILPICDEFVVAHGNSTDTTLDLIKSINSPKIRIIQTVWDDTVREGGKTFALETDKAFHAISPDMDWAFYIQGDECVHEKYLDTIKKEMEICLNDDQVQGLLFNYTHFYGSYDYYAHSRRWYRREIRVIRNLPGMQSYKDAQGFRYKGEKLKVKHIDASIYHYGWVKPPSGLKTKVKNTGRFYNSDDEWIDKTYNENYQFDYGNAERLLNFKGTHPKVFQDRVSRSNWKFSFDPTKLSSNLNFRRKFLAKIEDLTGMRLFEYKNYIIVKRS
- a CDS encoding 2,3,4,5-tetrahydropyridine-2,6-dicarboxylate N-succinyltransferase, with the protein product MNALQSIIEQAWENRALLQEEKNTNAIREVIELLDSGKLRVAEPVTDGWQVNEWVKKAVVMYFPIQKMETLEAGIFEYHDKMPLKRGYAEKGIRVVPNAVARHGAYISSGVILMPSYVNIGAYVDEGTMVDTWATVGSCAQIGKHVHLSGGVGIGGVLEPLQAAPVIIEDGAFIGSRCIVVEGVRVEKEAVLGANVCLTASTKIIDVTGETPVEMKGVVPARSVVIPGSYTKKFAAGEYQVPCALIIGTRKPSTDLKTSLNNALREYDVAI